A genomic window from Haladaptatus caseinilyticus includes:
- a CDS encoding aldehyde ferredoxin oxidoreductase family protein, with protein MALADRLLRIDLSTQNIESEKIPESWLERFIGGKGLSARYLYRELEPGIDPLGPENVLLFMLGPLTGKTPGESRHAIVTKSPLTGTFLDSYTGGSVPESLDRALSDHLGVLITGTSPDPVTLRIEDDDATIESATDLWGGTVTETCSAFDHPTACIGPAGERLVRYATIASDGGDHHAARGGVGAVMGSKNLKAVVADGEESGQGTATAEAEARYRSTDIGNWQATSETVETIDFANEVGVLPTRGWQEGSFEGADNIGIESIREAAVGRERPDAAVSGGFRVESDEGETVPRGATSISLGAGLGIDDFDAVAVLGSACDDLGIDLISAGNAIAWTIRAAEDGLLVRDIEFGDVESARGLLDEIAHRSSPLGDVLAEGIDRAVRKYGGDELIPTVKGMDLPTYDPRRSPSMSLAYATSDRGACHRRARPVLEEVFATEEWSDRRRAAAVVAEQNLRSFLWCLVVDDFAGEALWKDGDQEWLRVLGIERSRDELLRIGERVWTLTRLFNVREGLSREDDALPSALKNPVCDGSNEGTRIDSAEFDRLLSVYYDIRDWDARGRPIASLLSRLDLNDVVDRQTPVGND; from the coding sequence ATGGCTCTCGCCGACAGGCTTCTCCGTATCGACCTTTCGACTCAAAATATCGAGAGCGAAAAGATCCCCGAATCGTGGTTGGAACGATTTATCGGGGGAAAAGGACTGTCCGCCCGATACCTCTATCGAGAGCTCGAACCGGGAATCGACCCGCTGGGTCCCGAAAACGTACTGTTGTTCATGCTCGGCCCACTGACCGGTAAGACACCCGGCGAATCACGGCACGCTATCGTGACTAAATCGCCACTTACCGGAACGTTCCTCGACTCCTACACTGGCGGTTCCGTTCCGGAATCCCTCGACCGAGCACTTTCCGACCATCTCGGCGTTCTGATTACTGGAACATCCCCCGACCCCGTTACGCTCCGAATCGAGGACGACGATGCGACGATCGAGTCGGCGACGGACCTATGGGGCGGGACGGTTACGGAAACGTGTTCAGCCTTCGACCACCCGACCGCCTGCATCGGGCCCGCCGGTGAACGACTCGTTCGATATGCGACCATCGCATCCGATGGGGGCGACCACCACGCTGCCCGTGGCGGCGTGGGTGCGGTTATGGGATCGAAAAACCTCAAGGCGGTCGTCGCCGACGGTGAGGAGTCGGGGCAAGGTACGGCAACCGCTGAAGCCGAGGCTCGCTATCGCTCGACCGATATCGGAAACTGGCAGGCCACGAGCGAGACCGTCGAGACGATAGATTTCGCGAACGAAGTCGGCGTCCTCCCGACGAGGGGGTGGCAAGAAGGCTCGTTCGAGGGTGCAGATAACATTGGAATCGAGTCTATTCGTGAGGCTGCCGTCGGGCGTGAACGTCCCGATGCTGCTGTGTCCGGTGGCTTCCGAGTCGAGAGTGACGAAGGCGAAACGGTTCCGCGGGGTGCAACGTCGATCTCGCTCGGTGCCGGTCTTGGCATCGACGATTTCGATGCGGTGGCGGTTCTCGGCTCCGCTTGCGACGATCTCGGTATCGATCTCATCAGCGCGGGCAACGCGATCGCGTGGACGATTCGTGCTGCCGAGGACGGACTGCTGGTGCGAGATATCGAGTTCGGTGACGTCGAATCGGCACGTGGTCTACTGGACGAAATCGCTCATCGTTCGTCACCGCTCGGTGACGTACTCGCGGAAGGTATCGATCGGGCGGTGAGGAAATACGGCGGCGACGAACTCATCCCGACAGTAAAAGGGATGGATTTACCGACCTATGACCCCAGACGTTCGCCGTCGATGTCGCTGGCCTACGCGACCAGCGACCGCGGTGCGTGCCACCGTCGGGCGCGTCCGGTTCTCGAAGAGGTGTTTGCCACGGAAGAATGGAGTGATCGCCGCCGCGCGGCGGCGGTCGTCGCTGAGCAGAACCTCCGGTCGTTTCTCTGGTGTCTCGTCGTGGACGATTTCGCGGGTGAAGCACTGTGGAAGGACGGTGACCAGGAGTGGCTGCGGGTACTCGGTATCGAGCGCTCTCGCGACGAGCTCCTTCGAATCGGCGAACGGGTGTGGACGCTGACGCGACTGTTCAACGTTCGGGAAGGGCTTTCGCGTGAAGACGACGCACTGCCGTCAGCACTCAAAAACCCGGTTTGCGATGGCTCGAACGAGGGGACACGGATCGATTCCGCGGAGTTCGATCGATTGCTATCCGTGTACTATGACATTCGTGATTGGGACGCGAGAGGCCGTCCGATCGCATCTCTGCTCTCCCGTCTCGACCTGAACGACGTGGTCGACCGACAAACACCGGTCGGAAACGACTAG
- a CDS encoding enoyl-CoA hydratase/isomerase family protein: MHVSDDDGIRTVTFDRPNVRNAFTPEAAGELAEILSESDPKSIDAVVLTGEGKAFSAGGDIESMAEREENVREAYERVRDTLSRVVHEVLSAPVPVVAKVNGDAVGAGMALVTASDFAYAAESARFAASFINVGLIPDMGGTFLLPRLVGLRTAKELAFTGELISAEEAAELDVINEAVPDEQLDVRVEELTDTLAKQPTHTIALGKQALHENLGKDWREALDYETMVQSQAYDMPAHREGVSAFLEGRKPEFE, translated from the coding sequence ATGCACGTCTCCGACGACGACGGAATTCGAACGGTTACCTTCGACCGCCCCAACGTACGAAACGCATTCACACCGGAAGCCGCGGGCGAACTCGCCGAAATCCTGTCCGAGAGCGACCCCAAATCCATCGATGCGGTCGTGCTGACTGGAGAGGGAAAAGCGTTCAGCGCGGGTGGCGACATCGAGTCGATGGCGGAGCGCGAGGAGAACGTCCGGGAGGCCTACGAACGGGTTCGCGACACGCTCTCACGAGTCGTTCACGAAGTGCTTTCCGCACCCGTCCCCGTCGTCGCGAAGGTCAACGGCGATGCGGTCGGTGCCGGAATGGCACTCGTCACGGCGTCGGATTTCGCATATGCCGCCGAATCCGCCCGATTCGCGGCCTCGTTCATCAACGTCGGTCTGATTCCAGATATGGGGGGGACGTTCCTGCTCCCGCGACTCGTCGGTTTGCGCACGGCCAAGGAACTCGCGTTCACTGGGGAGTTGATTTCGGCCGAGGAAGCGGCCGAGTTGGACGTCATCAACGAAGCCGTTCCCGACGAACAGCTCGACGTTCGGGTAGAAGAACTGACCGACACGCTAGCGAAACAGCCGACCCATACCATCGCACTCGGCAAGCAAGCTCTGCACGAAAACCTCGGAAAGGATTGGCGCGAAGCACTCGACTACGAGACGATGGTTCAGTCACAGGCCTACGACATGCCCGCTCACAGAGAAGGTGTCTCTGCGTTCCTCGAAGGACGGAAGCCCGAATTCGAGTGA
- a CDS encoding glycoside hydrolase family 26 protein, which translates to MPAKRKNVLLGVFPGDRTEDLTSLDRFETWLGTRPTVVTLFISGLSDPNRVEAFVDSWMTRTWNHSHVPLVTWEPRTETESNELITQQIARGMYDEQISRFASLLESWIFEPPEGHERRLFFRPAHEMNGDWYPWSARDGRITPSDYVRMWRHLREIFAETVMIGEHIQWMWSVNCEDRLAYPAESFYPGDEYVDWIGIDGYNWGDSQKWSEWKSPSEIYDPMLDRMKRLADNPIAFPELASSSCYRGRYRASEKNAWITEFGRYIASTDVNLISWFNMDKNTDWAVFDGKNGTKTVTVDGSTCSTYPAYRTLVTTELNPLGGAAPRILTDEQFLGKF; encoded by the coding sequence ATGCCTGCCAAAAGAAAAAATGTACTTCTTGGAGTTTTCCCCGGTGATCGAACAGAAGATTTGACGTCACTCGACCGGTTCGAGACTTGGTTGGGCACGCGACCCACCGTCGTTACGTTGTTCATTTCAGGGCTCTCCGACCCGAACCGGGTCGAGGCGTTCGTCGATAGTTGGATGACCCGCACATGGAATCACAGTCACGTTCCGCTAGTGACGTGGGAACCGCGGACGGAAACGGAGTCCAACGAACTCATCACGCAGCAGATCGCACGTGGAATGTACGACGAACAGATTTCGAGATTCGCATCACTGTTAGAATCGTGGATTTTTGAGCCCCCTGAAGGGCACGAGCGCAGGTTGTTCTTCCGGCCAGCACACGAAATGAACGGAGATTGGTATCCGTGGAGCGCTCGGGACGGTCGTATAACACCCAGCGATTATGTGCGGATGTGGCGCCATCTCCGTGAAATCTTCGCCGAGACGGTGATGATAGGCGAACACATACAGTGGATGTGGTCGGTGAACTGTGAAGACCGACTGGCCTACCCCGCTGAATCGTTTTATCCAGGGGACGAATACGTCGATTGGATCGGTATCGACGGGTACAATTGGGGTGACAGCCAGAAATGGTCCGAATGGAAGTCTCCATCGGAAATCTATGATCCGATGCTCGACCGGATGAAACGGTTAGCCGACAATCCGATCGCGTTTCCCGAGCTCGCCAGCAGTTCGTGCTATCGTGGCAGGTATCGAGCGAGCGAGAAGAACGCCTGGATAACGGAGTTCGGCCGCTACATCGCTTCCACTGACGTGAATTTGATAAGTTGGTTCAATATGGATAAAAATACTGATTGGGCAGTGTTCGACGGTAAAAACGGCACGAAGACAGTGACGGTAGACGGGTCTACGTGTTCGACGTATCCCGCGTACAGAACCCTTGTTACGACGGAACTGAATCCACTTGGCGGAGCGGCCCCGCGTATCTTGACGGATGAACAGTTTCTGGGAAAGTTCTAA
- the fdhF gene encoding formate dehydrogenase subunit alpha: MSSDEQSGIEDTAPASPQPGVPEIDDPRPSTPLTEDFVTGTANDPEVGVESDGMNNVTVDGHPIAVPPGATLIDAIEAVETEEYVPALCYYDRDTEQGENIGPRSECRTCMVETDEHGLVPSCSFPAEDGLSIRTDAESATEARDVNLDLVLSNHNLRCTTCGQNGRCELQDASIDNDVEEPRYGVLEDRDEYEPIDDTSSAIQIDRNKCILCNRCVEACNDVQVEGVLRIEGQGADTRIGFQSDAETMRDSTCVSCGHCATVCPTGSLVEQGLTDSATLPIPGFTQKNSIGKSIESEHAETADTSDAPNRNVPGEREVEEKSGVARFMAKARAKARDATERMTDGALAEFEHVAEETAASTMNVGQMFDIAGVVSDARLSRVTKAETTCNYCAVGCRFDLYGKDGEVLGVRPADEDATPANDFSTCVKGKFGYDFVNSQNRLKTPLIREGDEFREATWDEALDRIHEELSRIREENGDDAVAVTSSSKCTNEENYLAQKFARQVLHTKHVDNCARLCHSSTVAGLQQTVGYGAMTNRINEDIGKADCYLITGSNTTESHPVLATRIKQNVRDGADLFVFDPRKIGLAGHATQYTRTKPGEDIAWLNGMVRHIIDTDLHDEEFIEENTKHFDQLKEKVEPFTPKKVEELTDVSADELTHAAETIAKADTCIFGWAMGMTQHAHGTRNVLAITNLALVTGNLGKPRAGLSPFRGQNNVQGGGGDMGPAPHTLPGYQDLTDDAILDKFEESWGVRPPDETGLRLPEQYEAMKEGHIKGMFIMGENPVLSEPDIRGAEKAIEELDFLAVQDIFLTETAEFADVVLPAASAAEKHGTFTNTERRIQRVRPAVSPPGEAKPDLEILSDLAGRFGFDWDYDGPAEVMAEINDLVPIYGGVTYDRLESTPDGLQWPCEDESDPGTPYLYEEEFNFDDGKARFVPADYAGPVELPDEEYPLMLTSGRVLYHWHTGTMTRRVNVLMDHVPESFVTVHPEMADQLGVTDGEYVRVTSRRGDIVTKANVEETSDPGVVFIPMHFAHGAINELTQHELDPTSYIPEYKVTSVRIQPLGPNPDEEPLPVEPPTGAVEGRPEDETTGDD, from the coding sequence ATGAGTTCAGACGAACAATCAGGAATCGAAGACACCGCTCCGGCATCGCCACAACCCGGCGTTCCGGAAATCGACGACCCGCGACCGAGTACGCCGCTGACCGAGGATTTCGTCACCGGCACCGCAAACGACCCCGAGGTCGGCGTGGAGAGCGACGGAATGAACAACGTCACGGTCGATGGTCATCCCATCGCCGTGCCGCCGGGAGCAACCCTCATCGACGCCATCGAGGCGGTCGAAACGGAGGAATATGTCCCGGCGCTTTGTTACTACGACCGCGATACCGAACAGGGTGAAAACATCGGTCCGCGGTCGGAATGTCGGACCTGCATGGTCGAAACCGACGAACACGGACTCGTTCCATCCTGTAGCTTCCCCGCGGAGGACGGCCTATCGATTCGAACCGACGCCGAGTCAGCAACGGAAGCACGGGACGTCAACCTCGATCTGGTGCTGTCGAATCACAATTTACGGTGTACGACCTGTGGGCAGAACGGGCGGTGTGAACTGCAAGACGCATCAATCGACAACGACGTGGAGGAACCGCGGTACGGCGTGCTGGAAGACCGCGACGAGTACGAACCGATAGACGATACTTCCTCGGCCATCCAAATTGACCGCAACAAATGCATCCTCTGTAACCGCTGTGTGGAAGCCTGCAACGATGTGCAGGTCGAGGGCGTCCTCCGAATCGAGGGACAGGGAGCGGACACCCGAATCGGTTTCCAGAGCGATGCAGAAACGATGCGGGACTCGACCTGTGTTTCCTGCGGTCACTGCGCGACGGTGTGCCCGACCGGTTCGCTGGTCGAACAGGGACTGACGGATTCCGCGACGCTCCCGATTCCGGGCTTTACCCAGAAGAACTCGATCGGGAAATCCATCGAGAGCGAGCACGCGGAAACCGCAGACACCTCCGATGCGCCGAACCGAAACGTGCCCGGCGAGCGCGAGGTCGAGGAGAAATCCGGCGTCGCCCGATTCATGGCGAAGGCACGAGCAAAAGCACGGGACGCGACAGAACGGATGACGGACGGGGCATTAGCCGAGTTCGAACACGTCGCCGAAGAAACCGCCGCGAGTACGATGAACGTCGGTCAGATGTTCGACATTGCGGGGGTCGTGAGCGATGCCCGTCTCTCCCGGGTCACGAAAGCCGAAACCACCTGTAACTACTGCGCCGTCGGGTGTCGGTTCGATCTGTACGGAAAGGACGGCGAAGTGTTGGGGGTTCGTCCCGCGGACGAGGACGCTACGCCTGCGAACGACTTTTCGACCTGCGTAAAAGGCAAGTTCGGGTACGATTTCGTCAACAGTCAGAATCGCCTGAAAACGCCGCTCATCCGCGAGGGAGACGAGTTCCGCGAAGCGACGTGGGATGAAGCGCTGGACAGAATACACGAGGAGCTGTCCCGAATCCGGGAGGAGAACGGCGACGACGCGGTTGCCGTCACCTCCTCGTCGAAATGCACGAACGAGGAGAACTACCTCGCCCAGAAGTTCGCCCGGCAAGTACTTCACACGAAACACGTGGACAACTGCGCCCGTCTCTGTCATTCCTCGACGGTGGCCGGACTCCAACAAACCGTCGGCTACGGCGCGATGACGAACCGAATCAATGAGGACATCGGGAAGGCCGACTGTTATCTCATCACTGGGTCGAACACGACCGAGAGCCATCCCGTGCTCGCAACGCGAATCAAGCAGAACGTTCGCGACGGTGCCGACCTGTTCGTGTTCGACCCGCGCAAAATCGGACTGGCTGGGCATGCGACTCAGTACACTCGGACGAAACCCGGCGAGGACATCGCGTGGCTGAACGGCATGGTTCGTCACATCATCGATACCGACCTCCACGACGAGGAGTTCATCGAGGAGAACACCAAGCACTTCGATCAGCTGAAGGAGAAGGTCGAACCGTTCACTCCCAAAAAAGTCGAAGAGTTAACCGACGTCTCGGCGGACGAATTGACGCACGCCGCGGAGACGATTGCGAAGGCAGACACCTGCATTTTCGGCTGGGCGATGGGGATGACCCAGCACGCCCACGGGACGAGAAACGTCCTCGCTATCACGAACCTCGCGCTCGTAACCGGCAACCTCGGCAAGCCGCGGGCAGGGCTGTCGCCCTTCCGCGGCCAGAACAACGTCCAAGGTGGGGGCGGCGACATGGGACCGGCACCGCACACCCTCCCGGGATATCAGGACCTCACCGACGACGCGATTCTGGACAAGTTCGAGGAGTCGTGGGGCGTTCGCCCGCCGGACGAAACCGGCCTTCGACTGCCCGAACAGTACGAGGCCATGAAGGAGGGCCACATCAAGGGGATGTTCATCATGGGCGAAAATCCCGTCCTCTCGGAGCCCGATATTCGCGGGGCCGAAAAGGCAATCGAAGAGTTAGATTTCCTCGCCGTACAGGACATCTTCCTCACGGAAACCGCGGAGTTCGCCGACGTGGTGCTCCCCGCCGCCTCCGCCGCGGAAAAGCATGGCACCTTCACGAACACGGAGCGTCGTATTCAGCGCGTCCGACCGGCAGTCTCGCCACCCGGCGAGGCAAAACCAGATTTGGAAATCCTTTCCGACCTCGCCGGACGGTTTGGCTTCGACTGGGACTACGACGGTCCGGCGGAAGTGATGGCCGAAATCAACGACCTCGTGCCGATTTACGGGGGGGTCACGTACGACCGCCTCGAATCGACCCCGGACGGGTTGCAGTGGCCGTGCGAGGACGAATCCGACCCCGGTACGCCGTACCTCTACGAGGAGGAGTTCAACTTCGACGACGGAAAAGCTCGGTTCGTTCCCGCGGATTACGCTGGTCCGGTCGAACTTCCCGACGAGGAGTACCCGCTGATGCTCACCTCCGGACGCGTGCTCTACCACTGGCACACCGGGACGATGACTCGCCGGGTGAACGTACTGATGGACCACGTCCCCGAGAGCTTCGTCACGGTTCATCCGGAGATGGCCGACCAACTCGGCGTGACGGATGGCGAATACGTCCGCGTCACCTCCCGTCGCGGCGACATCGTAACGAAGGCGAACGTCGAGGAAACCTCCGACCCCGGTGTCGTCTTCATCCCGATGCACTTCGCCCACGGTGCGATCAACGAACTCACACAGCACGAACTCGACCCGACATCGTACATTCCGGAGTACAAGGTTACGAGCGTTCGAATCCAACCCCTCGGACCGAACCCGGACGAGGAACCACTTCCCGTCGAACCGCCGACCGGAGCGGTCGAAGGGCGGCCTGAAGACGAAACGACGGGCGACGACTAG
- a CDS encoding PaaI family thioesterase, with amino-acid sequence MDIEAFFEGMPFADLLGVEVTEAEDGHAEGTVEMRKDLSWNQDQLMAHGGVTFTLADTVGGAALVSLNDQPVPTIDMRIDYLSAGTGDLFAEADVVRNGSDVGTVDVSVYDEDGEHIAEARGVYKTG; translated from the coding sequence ATGGACATCGAAGCGTTCTTCGAAGGGATGCCTTTTGCCGACCTGCTCGGCGTCGAAGTGACCGAAGCTGAAGACGGACACGCGGAGGGAACGGTCGAGATGAGAAAGGACCTGTCGTGGAATCAAGACCAACTCATGGCCCACGGCGGCGTCACGTTCACGCTCGCGGACACGGTCGGCGGCGCTGCACTCGTCTCGCTCAACGACCAGCCAGTACCCACGATCGATATGCGAATCGACTACCTCAGTGCCGGAACGGGCGACCTCTTCGCTGAGGCGGACGTAGTTCGAAACGGAAGCGACGTCGGAACCGTCGATGTCAGCGTGTACGATGAAGACGGCGAGCACATCGCGGAGGCCCGCGGTGTCTACAAAACCGGGTGA
- a CDS encoding glycosyltransferase family 2 protein, which translates to MVQIGSLIGYIVFWPILILFALTTSFWIYEIVFLARDWKKKEIEHGLDQIQVRILTIGSEGVVQNTVDSIPDELTERIVVAEKEMTISGADVHVVPSDFSCNARYKARAVEWARRHVPCEKEYVLYLDEDTIATGLEGIPDADIVQYSEHPVRTDSYLAYLCEIFRQGFQIEQRAFSKLSIPLYAWGGGLAVRKELEDEITWNFESMIEDTRFTWIAIHYRDASFCLAKSHLYNQAPPSVGNMIRQRRRWASGTREQLSLLPNRYRILFVARNASWGASPLIPLLLLNSLFFQGITPTSFIYRFGSIVLSSFLAVWSLLGIYYYDANVKDSILLILLGPVLSSLHSVGALWGFFSPVKQFNVTEKVDPSSEKISELASDD; encoded by the coding sequence ATGGTACAAATCGGGTCTCTCATCGGATATATTGTTTTTTGGCCGATACTTATTTTATTTGCACTTACTACCTCATTTTGGATCTATGAAATCGTTTTCCTCGCTAGAGACTGGAAAAAGAAGGAAATAGAGCATGGACTGGATCAAATACAAGTTCGGATACTGACCATCGGATCGGAAGGTGTCGTCCAAAACACGGTCGATTCCATACCTGACGAACTTACCGAGAGGATCGTCGTTGCGGAAAAGGAGATGACGATATCAGGTGCTGACGTACACGTCGTTCCTTCCGACTTCTCGTGTAATGCACGATACAAAGCGAGAGCCGTCGAATGGGCCAGACGGCACGTTCCCTGTGAGAAAGAATACGTGCTGTATCTCGATGAGGACACTATCGCTACGGGGTTGGAGGGAATCCCTGATGCGGACATCGTCCAGTATTCCGAACATCCCGTCCGAACCGACTCGTACCTCGCGTATCTCTGTGAAATATTCCGCCAGGGATTCCAAATCGAGCAACGGGCGTTCAGTAAGCTCTCGATTCCACTCTATGCGTGGGGAGGCGGTCTCGCCGTGAGAAAGGAACTCGAAGACGAGATCACGTGGAATTTCGAATCGATGATCGAAGATACCCGGTTTACCTGGATTGCGATCCATTATCGGGATGCGTCGTTTTGTCTCGCAAAATCACACCTCTACAATCAGGCGCCGCCGTCGGTCGGAAATATGATCCGTCAACGACGACGTTGGGCATCAGGTACCCGCGAACAGCTCAGTCTTCTTCCGAATCGATATCGAATACTGTTCGTCGCTCGAAATGCGAGTTGGGGTGCATCACCGCTGATACCGTTGCTCCTGCTCAATTCTCTGTTCTTTCAGGGAATCACTCCGACGTCGTTCATCTATCGATTCGGATCGATCGTTCTCTCGTCGTTCCTGGCGGTTTGGAGCTTGCTCGGTATTTATTACTACGATGCAAATGTGAAAGATTCGATCCTTCTCATCCTCCTCGGACCCGTTCTGAGCTCGTTGCACTCCGTCGGGGCGCTCTGGGGATTTTTCTCTCCGGTCAAGCAGTTCAACGTTACCGAAAAAGTCGATCCGAGCTCCGAAAAGATCTCGGAGCTCGCCTCCGACGACTAG
- a CDS encoding LPXTG cell wall anchor domain-containing protein gives MKRQLIFVLVAALLASVFVFVRRKRKNTELNPPF, from the coding sequence GTGAAACGACAGTTGATTTTCGTTCTCGTGGCAGCGCTCCTCGCGTCCGTGTTCGTGTTCGTTCGTCGAAAGCGGAAAAACACGGAGCTCAACCCGCCGTTCTGA
- a CDS encoding NADH-ubiquinone oxidoreductase-F iron-sulfur binding region domain-containing protein, producing the protein MGTAEETVSDSPVLRVSGGVGGERLARVLDSARDEADTISVVGVGPTGIDALEPLVSVTKEGTTAIHSNCTPEQVRPLVAELESGSIPESGADAVVSHEAGQADFPVPDEGTLSVGRRNVLARCGWTDPTRVSDEETLVAENGRDDPEKIVSAVERVGLLGRGRGDVRMDEPITEEWRTARKTDGDPVVVINAGEIDGRNRTDRLLLEGDPISVLDGATTVAHVVGAEDIVVYCPESSVGLRQHVRDTIQAFRNTTAAENVAIQVFASPSQYIGSEPTMALEALEGNDRLEARLRPPTPAQHGLYGRPTIVHTPRTFTQVRRFLSFPDEFDADDADPGTRLVTVTGDVAEPATLELPTGGSLAVVRDAVSEDGSFKMACVGGQFGGLTSTLDHSANAPALAGAHLGTDGVVELLNRSRCAVATAGRRAKFAEDENCGRCVPCREGSKQLTSMLREVYSGEFADDALRELARTMRESSICYFGRSASRPVTTAMDEFEPEFHAHAEGRCPSGACEEIKS; encoded by the coding sequence ATGGGAACTGCTGAGGAAACCGTTTCTGACTCCCCGGTTCTTCGCGTTTCTGGTGGGGTTGGAGGAGAACGTCTCGCCCGCGTACTCGATAGTGCGCGCGACGAAGCGGATACGATATCTGTTGTCGGTGTCGGTCCAACAGGAATCGACGCACTCGAACCGCTCGTTTCGGTTACGAAAGAAGGGACGACTGCTATTCACTCGAACTGCACGCCGGAGCAGGTTCGACCCCTCGTGGCGGAACTTGAATCAGGGAGCATCCCTGAATCGGGGGCGGACGCTGTCGTCTCACACGAGGCCGGTCAAGCCGACTTTCCAGTGCCGGACGAAGGAACACTGTCGGTCGGTCGGCGAAACGTCCTAGCACGCTGTGGCTGGACCGACCCAACGCGCGTTTCGGACGAGGAGACACTCGTCGCCGAGAACGGGCGAGACGACCCCGAAAAAATCGTTTCTGCGGTCGAGCGGGTCGGGTTGCTTGGACGAGGCCGAGGCGACGTCCGGATGGACGAACCGATCACCGAAGAATGGAGAACCGCCCGGAAAACCGATGGCGACCCCGTGGTCGTGATCAATGCGGGTGAAATCGACGGTCGAAACCGGACCGACAGGCTCCTGTTGGAAGGCGATCCGATTTCGGTGCTCGACGGCGCGACGACGGTCGCACATGTCGTTGGTGCAGAGGATATCGTCGTCTACTGTCCGGAGTCTTCGGTCGGACTCCGACAGCACGTTCGAGATACGATCCAGGCGTTTCGGAACACGACCGCCGCCGAGAACGTAGCGATACAGGTGTTCGCGTCGCCGAGCCAGTACATCGGGTCCGAACCGACGATGGCGCTCGAAGCGCTGGAAGGCAACGACCGATTGGAGGCGAGACTCAGACCACCGACACCAGCGCAGCACGGGTTGTACGGGCGACCGACCATCGTTCATACGCCCAGAACGTTCACACAGGTTCGTCGGTTTCTCTCGTTTCCTGACGAGTTCGATGCCGACGATGCCGACCCCGGAACTAGACTCGTCACCGTCACCGGCGACGTGGCTGAGCCTGCGACGCTCGAACTGCCGACCGGAGGGTCGCTTGCTGTCGTCCGGGATGCAGTTTCGGAGGATGGAAGCTTCAAGATGGCCTGCGTCGGAGGGCAGTTCGGCGGCCTTACCTCGACCCTCGACCACTCGGCGAACGCGCCCGCGCTTGCGGGTGCACACCTCGGCACCGATGGCGTGGTCGAACTACTGAACCGATCTCGGTGTGCGGTTGCAACCGCGGGAAGGCGTGCGAAGTTCGCCGAGGACGAGAACTGCGGACGCTGTGTCCCCTGTCGAGAGGGGTCGAAGCAGCTGACGTCGATGCTTCGCGAGGTGTATTCTGGCGAGTTCGCGGACGACGCGCTCCGTGAACTCGCCCGGACGATGCGTGAGTCGAGCATCTGTTATTTCGGTCGGTCCGCATCCCGCCCCGTAACGACCGCGATGGACGAATTCGAACCGGAGTTTCACGCACACGCGGAGGGACGATGCCCGAGCGGTGCGTGTGAGGAGATCAAATCATGA